One Candidatus Nitrososphaera evergladensis SR1 genomic window, CTACGTCCATCGGGTCAAGCAGGTTCTTGTAGCCTAGCCACACAAGGTCGTTTACGAGGCGAGATTCCTGCGCTGTCAGGTCGGAAACGTCCTTGCGCAAGAGCGCGGACTCTCGCTCGATGATGTTGTGCTCTTTTGACACCTTGCGCTCTTCTTCTGAGAGCCCCTTTATCTTGCGCTCGTACTCCTGCAGGACAGAATAGGCGTTGCCGGAAGAATCGATTATCTGCTGTTCTTGGTCTCTGAGGGCCTTTAGTTCTGTCTCTAGCGCCTGCGCCTTGCTTTGCATCTCCTCCACCTGCTTTTTGCGCTGGTCAAGCTCTGCAGTCAGTCGCTCCTTTTCCTCGTCCATCTGTACAAGCTCGCGCTGGTCAAATTCCAGCCTGCTTTCAATCCCGCCAAGCGAGCTTGAGATCTGGCTCAGCTCAATGTTTGCGCTGTCGGCCTGCTTCACTATCTGGTTGCGCTCGACGTTTATCTCTGCAAGCTGCGCCTTTGCGTTTGACTCGTCGATTCCCTGCAGGCGCACAGACAGCCTGTCAACGGCGGGCAAAATTAGCGTCAGCCTGCGCCTGTATTTTTCAAGCTCTGCTTCCAGTATTTGTGCTTCGTGCGCAAGCGTCTGTCCCTGCACCTGCATCTCCTGCATCGTTTTTTCCTTGCCTGCAATTGACGCCGATTCTTGGGCAAGACGGGTTTCGTTGCTTGAGATCTGGATCTCTAGCCTTATCTTCTCTGACTCGGCCGATGCAATGCGCTCTGCAGCCTCGCGCAGCTGCGCGTTCTTTTTCTCTACAACCTTTGACAGCTTGCCAAGCATGTCCCGAAGCGACTCGACCGAATCGCCGAGTATGATGGCTTTTGTCAGGTCAGAGATCTTTGATCCAAAGTCAAGCGCCATCGAGCCCCCTGCCGGCTCGAACAACTCGCCTTCTACCGACACGGCCCTAAAGCCCTGCCTTGCAAGCATGTACGCCGCAGACGAGTTCTTGACCACGATAGAATCTGAAAACAAAAACTCTGGCAGTGCTTCATACTCGCAATACACAAAGTCTGATACGCGCCCGACCACGTTCGTGTCGCCTCGGAATTCCTCCGTACGCTTGGACTTGTAACGGGCGACGACGTCAAGTGGGATTATGCGAAGGCGTGGAAGCTTTTTCTCCTTTGCGTACGCGGCTATTGCTATCATGGACTTGACATCCTCTACTACAAACGCCTTCATCCACTCCGTGCCTGCCGCAAGGACCGCCCGCTCGTAGCCCTTGTCCCACCTTATCAGGTCGTGGACGATTCCCTTGATGCCAAATTTCTCGCTGTACTTGGAAAGCTCTGCGATCGCAAAGTCCTCGTTCATGGCGTGCTTGGCCACGCTTGCCCGCTCCTCAAACTTGGTCGCCATCGTGTCTGCCTTTGAGAGTATGGCGGCAGAGCCGGCAAGCTCGCGCTCTAGCGCAATCTTGGTTTCTGCAAGCGTACTAATGGTGTTTATCGTTTCTTGAAGGCGCGATTTGTCAGATTCCAGCGACTTTTGCAGCTCTGCTATCCTTGCTTTTGCAGAATCAACTTCTGATGCAAGCGACGCAAGGGCAGAGTCGCCGGCGTCTTTTTTGTACGCGTTGGTCTTGAGCTTTTCCTCGACCCTTGTCGCCGACACCTCGATTGAATTTTTGAGCGACGAAATGCGCTTTAGTCTGCCTTCCAGCTTTTGCCGCAAGCCTGTATAGCGCGAAATCACTGCCGAGACTTCTTCGACTTGCGCGTTTATCTGGTCCAGCCTTGCGCGCAGGGCGGCAAGTGCTTCCTTTTTCTGGGCTACCGAAGCCTGCAGCCTATCTGCGTCTGCCTTCATACCCTCTGCCCGCTGGACAATTGCCTGCTTGCCTCCTTCTATCTGAGGCAGCCTCCTCTCAATGTCGGAAATCCTGCGCTGCGACTCGCCAAGCATTGCCTTGGTGCGCTCCGAGTCGTGGACTATGGAAGCTGTCTTGCTGGCAAGCTGCGCCTTGGCCTTGTTTGCCGCGTCCACCTCTTCCATGAACTTGGCCTTTTCAGTCTCAAGCCCTTCAATTTCCTGCCTTAATTCATCCAGATGCTTTGTCAGCTGCGCCGAGCGCTGGTTGTTGCCGTCCAGTATCTGGGTGCTGGTGGCAAGCTTGCTCCTGACGACCCTGATGTTGTTTGAGAGCTGCACCGCCTTGAACCGCTTTAATTCAGAGCCTATCTGCTCGTAGCGCAGCTGGTCGTTGCGCTCTGCCTCTAGCTCGTCTATGCGCTTTCGGATCTCTCCCATCCTTGCAAACGCGACTTCAAGGCGCCTGTCGGCCTCGTCAAGCTGCTTTAGCGCCTCTGCTTTTTTCTCGTCAAAATACGATAGACCGACAATGTCCTCGATTATCTTGCGTCTCTCTTCAGAGTTCAGTTCAGAAATCCTAGTTATCATGCCTTGCTGGACGATGTTGAGCTTGTTT contains:
- a CDS encoding chromosome segregation SMC family protein — protein: MVHIKKLEVYGFKSFGFRNTIVQFEKGLVAITGPNGSGKSNILDAIMFAIGENSPKAMRVDKFQSLFHDANNPGHRLIRVSVTFDNTDRGIPMDEDTVTLTREMEGQSGESQYLLNGKKVSKTAIMELLEVVLSAPNKLNIVQQGMITRISELNSEERRKIIEDIVGLSYFDEKKAEALKQLDEADRRLEVAFARMGEIRKRIDELEAERNDQLRYEQIGSELKRFKAVQLSNNIRVVRSKLATSTQILDGNNQRSAQLTKHLDELRQEIEGLETEKAKFMEEVDAANKAKAQLASKTASIVHDSERTKAMLGESQRRISDIERRLPQIEGGKQAIVQRAEGMKADADRLQASVAQKKEALAALRARLDQINAQVEEVSAVISRYTGLRQKLEGRLKRISSLKNSIEVSATRVEEKLKTNAYKKDAGDSALASLASEVDSAKARIAELQKSLESDKSRLQETINTISTLAETKIALERELAGSAAILSKADTMATKFEERASVAKHAMNEDFAIAELSKYSEKFGIKGIVHDLIRWDKGYERAVLAAGTEWMKAFVVEDVKSMIAIAAYAKEKKLPRLRIIPLDVVARYKSKRTEEFRGDTNVVGRVSDFVYCEYEALPEFLFSDSIVVKNSSAAYMLARQGFRAVSVEGELFEPAGGSMALDFGSKISDLTKAIILGDSVESLRDMLGKLSKVVEKKNAQLREAAERIASAESEKIRLEIQISSNETRLAQESASIAGKEKTMQEMQVQGQTLAHEAQILEAELEKYRRRLTLILPAVDRLSVRLQGIDESNAKAQLAEINVERNQIVKQADSANIELSQISSSLGGIESRLEFDQRELVQMDEEKERLTAELDQRKKQVEEMQSKAQALETELKALRDQEQQIIDSSGNAYSVLQEYERKIKGLSEEERKVSKEHNIIERESALLRKDVSDLTAQESRLVNDLVWLGYKNLLDPMDVEGGIKELSDEYEQVKSRINLRADESYVQVMEGYRGMSTRRNQLESERNSIVSFIEQIVKEKKEMFMDAFGKVDGDIRTTFSKLTGGNARLELENPEDVFAGGVMLLVAFPGKIARESTALSGGEKTIAATVFLLALQSLKPSPFYLMDEVDAHLDAQNTDRLSKILVERSKDNQIIMVTLKDSTVAKATLIYGVYPRQGVSQVVKYRNPGQVPLAQINSSTAEGN